Proteins encoded by one window of Desulfovibrio oxyclinae DSM 11498:
- the csy3 gene encoding type I-F CRISPR-associated protein Csy3, translating to MKTASVLAFERKLDPSDALFYAGSWDRKDDANTWAPIAIREKYVRGTISNRLSKKESDPAKLDAQIEKPNLQSVDVATMPVDSDTLLVNFTLKILGGVGTPSACNNSEYQARLCEVVQGYTEGTGFGELARRYAVCLANARFLWRNRLGSEAVQVRISHVEDGEAKTSWEFDSLTFSLRDFEVPQGAAGGIEELSAVIKDGFSGGKPVILNVQAFARVGAGQEVFPSQELSLERGKGDKSKTLYHVEGVAGMHSQKIGNALRTIDDWHPLAEEVGPIAVEPYGSVTTIGRACRQPKMGVDFYSLLDKWVCKDKAPDTEGQHFVMATLIRGGVFGEKDS from the coding sequence ATGAAAACCGCTTCCGTACTCGCTTTTGAACGCAAACTCGATCCTTCAGACGCACTTTTCTACGCAGGCAGCTGGGATCGGAAGGATGATGCAAACACGTGGGCACCCATTGCCATTCGCGAAAAATATGTTCGCGGAACCATTTCCAACAGGCTTTCGAAAAAAGAGTCCGATCCCGCTAAACTGGATGCTCAGATCGAAAAGCCGAACCTGCAAAGTGTTGATGTTGCGACGATGCCTGTAGATAGCGATACGTTGCTTGTGAACTTTACGCTCAAGATTCTGGGCGGCGTCGGCACACCTTCGGCTTGTAACAACTCTGAATATCAGGCCAGACTTTGTGAGGTGGTGCAAGGTTACACGGAAGGAACCGGCTTTGGTGAACTGGCTCGCAGGTACGCCGTGTGTCTCGCCAATGCGCGTTTCTTATGGCGGAATCGGCTCGGCTCGGAGGCCGTGCAGGTAAGGATTTCGCACGTGGAGGACGGTGAAGCAAAGACCTCATGGGAATTTGACTCATTGACGTTCAGCCTTCGTGATTTTGAGGTACCCCAAGGTGCAGCAGGAGGCATTGAAGAGCTTTCCGCTGTTATCAAGGATGGCTTTTCCGGGGGCAAGCCCGTGATCCTGAATGTTCAGGCGTTCGCCCGTGTGGGAGCAGGGCAGGAGGTCTTTCCTTCTCAGGAGTTGAGCCTTGAACGTGGTAAGGGGGATAAAAGCAAGACATTGTACCATGTAGAAGGTGTGGCCGGAATGCATTCTCAGAAAATCGGCAATGCGTTGCGGACCATTGACGACTGGCATCCTTTGGCCGAGGAGGTCGGACCAATTGCCGTGGAACCCTATGGTTCAGTCACGACCATAGGAAGGGCCTGCCGCCAACCCAAGATGGGAGTGGACTTCTATTCCCTGCTGGACAAATGGGTGTGCAAGGACAAGGCCCCGGATACGGAAGGACAGCACTTTGTCATGGCGACACTGATACGTGGTGGCGTATTTGGTGAAAAGGATTCCTAA
- a CDS encoding PEP-CTERM sorting domain-containing protein: MTRRIRITLFAMLTMTCLLASQAMASTITVTPDYSGLSPADVVGAAGDYPQPQWAGGSWQSGGNSKSQAYFTPSQIFGRENVRLGEIASMSYWTKKDTTHVENAGDWYLQIYTKPFENSPGSGWYGYRVTSEPYFSMNLTETPGSWTQWMTGGTTTPNSLRFFDSAPGYYGGYTDPLWADFLALAAEDADGLARDSLLFADQEILYVTVATGNPWADGFEGLLDGLSFNMTSQETFGINFDAAPVPEPSSIFLLLAGGGAMALFFRKRATGNPLPSKGTVK, translated from the coding sequence ATGACTCGTCGCATCCGCATCACGCTGTTCGCAATGCTTACCATGACCTGCTTGTTGGCATCACAAGCCATGGCTTCGACAATCACCGTTACTCCGGACTACAGCGGTCTTTCTCCGGCCGATGTGGTGGGAGCCGCAGGTGATTACCCGCAGCCGCAGTGGGCCGGTGGAAGCTGGCAGTCCGGCGGCAACTCCAAGTCTCAGGCATATTTCACCCCCAGCCAGATATTCGGCAGGGAGAACGTCAGGCTCGGAGAAATCGCTTCAATGAGCTACTGGACAAAAAAAGACACGACTCATGTTGAAAACGCAGGGGACTGGTATCTGCAAATCTACACGAAACCTTTCGAGAACAGTCCCGGCAGCGGTTGGTACGGGTATCGGGTCACTTCCGAACCGTATTTTTCCATGAATCTTACCGAAACACCCGGGTCTTGGACGCAATGGATGACCGGCGGTACGACAACCCCCAACTCTCTTCGATTCTTTGACTCCGCACCCGGATACTACGGCGGTTATACCGATCCTCTCTGGGCGGATTTCCTCGCACTGGCAGCTGAGGATGCCGATGGTTTGGCACGCGACAGTCTGCTCTTTGCGGATCAGGAAATCCTTTACGTGACAGTCGCGACCGGTAACCCCTGGGCAGACGGCTTCGAAGGCCTTCTCGACGGCCTGAGCTTCAATATGACCAGTCAGGAAACCTTTGGCATCAACTTCGACGCAGCGCCGGTGCCGGAACCATCAAGCATCTTCCTGCTTCTGGCGGGCGGCGGTGCCATGGCGCTTTTCTTCAGGAAAAGAGCAACCGGTAATCCTCTCCCCTCTAAGGGGACTGTAAAGTAG
- a CDS encoding ABC transporter substrate-binding protein yields the protein MRRALQFFILALLVSILPKNVLGAGGHVLLVNSYHQGFQWVRDYTESMMKQLDSDVSLTSFDLDTKRIPETQFVAKANEAISLIDVAKPDVVVLADDNALMLLGQKVKDRGIPIVFLGVNGNPRDVLKEISGITGVLERPLLKRSVLSLNEVFDQQFRRIAVLFDITTTSKMLLERYFKSHRMQFEGYRADLEMFNTFDEWKHFVSTCVHKGYDALLLGVYNRLLADDGKTMVPYRDVARWTAVNSAVPVFAFWEFSVAPDMAAGGLVLSGKDQGASAGDMVMRILRGADVSDMSPVIARQGMLLFSRGGLQHWNLTIPEEYREIVELIE from the coding sequence ATGCGACGGGCGCTTCAATTCTTCATTCTGGCGCTGCTGGTCAGTATTTTACCGAAAAATGTCCTTGGAGCAGGAGGGCATGTTCTGCTTGTCAACAGCTATCATCAGGGCTTCCAGTGGGTCAGGGACTATACCGAGTCCATGATGAAACAACTGGACTCGGATGTGAGCCTGACCAGCTTCGACCTCGACACCAAACGTATTCCCGAAACACAGTTCGTCGCCAAGGCGAACGAAGCGATATCGCTCATTGACGTTGCCAAGCCGGACGTTGTGGTTCTGGCCGATGACAATGCGCTCATGCTGCTTGGGCAAAAGGTCAAGGATCGTGGTATTCCGATTGTTTTTCTCGGAGTCAACGGCAACCCCCGGGATGTTCTCAAAGAGATCAGCGGCATCACTGGCGTGCTGGAAAGGCCGTTGCTCAAACGCTCCGTTTTGAGCCTCAATGAAGTTTTTGATCAGCAGTTCCGACGCATTGCAGTGCTCTTCGATATAACGACCACATCCAAGATGCTGCTTGAAAGGTACTTTAAGAGCCACAGGATGCAGTTTGAAGGGTACCGTGCCGATCTTGAAATGTTCAACACGTTCGACGAATGGAAACATTTTGTCTCCACCTGCGTCCACAAAGGGTACGACGCGCTGCTGTTGGGCGTTTACAACAGGCTGCTTGCCGATGATGGCAAGACCATGGTTCCGTATCGGGACGTGGCGCGTTGGACAGCCGTCAATTCGGCTGTTCCGGTGTTTGCCTTCTGGGAATTTTCCGTGGCGCCAGACATGGCTGCCGGAGGACTGGTGCTTTCTGGGAAGGATCAGGGTGCATCGGCGGGAGACATGGTCATGCGCATTCTTCGCGGCGCTGATGTTTCTGATATGAGTCCCGTCATTGCGCGGCAGGGTATGCTGCTGTTCAGCCGAGGCGGCTTGCAGCACTGGAACCTGACCATTCCGGAAGAGTACCGGGAAATCGTGGAGCTGATAGAATAG
- the csy2 gene encoding type I-F CRISPR-associated protein Csy2, translating into MSDAPQFDGLLTFPRIKVQNVNCISSPLTWGFPSMTAFMGLMWALERRLAGREEGGEVLFNRVGVVCHAFQPHVSDDGFSHTFHLTRNPVGKDGKTAPIIEEGRANMEISLVFGVQSDVLGDAVGEQQMLARQIGDVLFSMRIAGGSILPMAHKPFFTSLGDEWEERLSKFRSVRRRLLPGFTLIGRDDLLKERHDDLLQEDPTATPLDAWLDMSRINWRCSRIEEVNEDTGEVTERGEWKRDAREGWIVPIPVGYTALSPRYDNSEVDNTRDDSTSFQFVESIYSLGQWVGPHHLSEPADMLWHASYDEENGVYRCINKSKPM; encoded by the coding sequence ATGTCTGATGCTCCTCAATTCGACGGGCTGCTCACCTTTCCCCGAATCAAGGTGCAGAACGTGAACTGCATCTCTTCGCCGTTGACATGGGGATTTCCTTCCATGACCGCTTTTATGGGACTGATGTGGGCTCTGGAAAGGCGGCTTGCAGGTCGCGAGGAGGGGGGTGAAGTCCTTTTCAACCGAGTGGGCGTGGTCTGCCATGCCTTTCAGCCTCATGTTTCGGATGATGGATTTTCGCACACCTTTCATCTGACACGGAACCCTGTAGGAAAGGACGGGAAAACCGCCCCGATCATCGAGGAAGGCCGCGCCAACATGGAGATAAGTTTGGTTTTCGGCGTGCAGAGCGATGTGCTTGGCGATGCCGTGGGCGAGCAGCAGATGCTGGCAAGGCAGATCGGTGATGTTTTGTTTTCCATGCGTATTGCCGGAGGCAGCATTCTTCCCATGGCGCACAAGCCGTTTTTCACGTCGCTCGGGGATGAGTGGGAAGAGCGCTTGAGCAAGTTCAGGTCGGTTCGCCGCAGATTGCTGCCCGGTTTCACCTTGATTGGCAGGGATGATCTTTTGAAAGAGCGTCATGACGATCTTTTGCAGGAAGATCCGACCGCGACTCCTTTGGACGCATGGCTTGATATGTCCAGGATCAATTGGCGCTGCTCAAGAATCGAAGAGGTGAACGAAGACACCGGCGAAGTGACGGAACGTGGGGAATGGAAGCGGGATGCCCGGGAAGGATGGATCGTTCCCATTCCCGTGGGCTACACGGCCCTTTCTCCCCGGTATGACAACAGCGAGGTGGACAACACCCGCGACGACTCAACCTCGTTCCAGTTCGTGGAAAGCATTTATTCGCTTGGGCAGTGGGTTGGTCCCCATCACCTGTCAGAACCCGCCGACATGCTGTGGCATGCGTCGTACGACGAAGAAAACGGCGTGTACCGTTGTATAAACAAGTCCAAACCAATGTAA
- the cas6f gene encoding type I-F CRISPR-associated endoribonuclease Cas6/Csy4, protein MTHYVDIQILNVPEISSAFVLNMAFGRLHNELAVNAMDRVGVSFPEFDERQHSLGCCLRVHGSIGDLEQLFSRPWLATLRDYVKCGELSEVPQTAKHRVVRRVQTKSNPERLRRRLMKRHGLTEAEARERIPDTAVRLSTLPFINMQSSSTGRRFKLFIENGPVLDSPVAGHFSSYGLSPTATIPWF, encoded by the coding sequence ATGACCCATTACGTTGATATTCAGATTCTCAACGTTCCGGAAATCTCTTCGGCCTTTGTGCTCAACATGGCTTTTGGCAGGCTGCATAATGAACTGGCCGTGAACGCAATGGATCGAGTGGGGGTCAGTTTCCCCGAGTTTGATGAGCGGCAGCATTCCCTTGGCTGTTGCCTGCGAGTCCATGGTAGCATTGGGGACTTGGAACAGTTGTTCTCCCGTCCATGGCTTGCCACGCTTCGCGATTACGTAAAGTGTGGTGAGTTGTCGGAAGTGCCGCAGACGGCGAAGCATCGTGTCGTGCGGCGCGTGCAGACGAAAAGCAATCCCGAAAGGCTACGTCGGAGGCTGATGAAACGGCATGGACTCACGGAAGCCGAGGCCCGGGAAAGGATTCCGGATACGGCTGTGAGACTGAGCACGTTACCGTTTATCAACATGCAGAGCAGCTCCACAGGACGGCGGTTCAAGTTGTTTATCGAGAATGGTCCCGTGCTGGACTCTCCGGTTGCCGGTCATTTCAGTTCCTACGGTCTTAGTCCGACTGCGACGATCCCCTGGTTCTGA